In a genomic window of Helianthus annuus cultivar XRQ/B chromosome 10, HanXRQr2.0-SUNRISE, whole genome shotgun sequence:
- the LOC110886005 gene encoding probable WRKY transcription factor 58, whose protein sequence is MDKSSDSQELTNDSNSGDVSNQETKSKSTKVEESHDSSNQEGSSTTIQHNKELDARHDKPTSHNESARSESLQEENTMVITPKNATNTSQQAPASESDNERFIVALRPEKGLNKLPLRRNADNVTVAQSAPSDQGVTFSKLPEKPTGDGYNWRKYGQKLVKGNTFIRSYYKCTFASCPARKQVERTHDGNITEINYLWKHEHPKPPHTLVKGSASVMPLPSKASHEPSEDRSSVLPATSHDQEVSETDTHQLAVHPVNDNNVEADVKVNERKSEMNNDLSSDVKRQKRETFSMSEGIPTKTNCEPRVVVQTTSVVDVVNDGYRWRKYGQKLVKGNSNPRSYYRCTSAGCTAKKHVERSSHDEKVVITTYEGRHDHEMPGGANAGARTVAQNVSGTGTGAGPTSVENEGPRAQPESGGREMVLHVSAT, encoded by the exons ATGGACAAGTCATCTGACAGTCAAGAGTTGACCAACGACTCCAACAGTGGAGACGTGTCTAATCAAGAAACAAAATCCAAGTCAACAAAAGTCGAGGAGTCTCACGATAGTTCTAACCAAGAAGGAAGTTCCACAACCATACAACACAACAAAGAGCTAGACGCTCGACATGATAAACCTACTTCTCATAACGAAAGTGCTAGATCAGAATCTTTACAAGAAGAAAACACGATGGTTATAACACCGAAAAACGCCACTAACACTTCACAGCAAGCTCCCGCATCAGAATCCGACAATGAAAGGTTTATTGTGGCGTTAAGGCCCGAGAAAGGGCTCAATAAACTACCACTAAGACGTAACGCTGACAATGTTACTGTTGCACAATCCGCACCTTCTGATCAAGGTGTTACGTTCTCAAAACTACCTGAAAAACCAACTGGTGACGGATATAACTGGAGAAAATACGGTCAAAAGCTTGTGAAAGGGAATACGTTTATTCGAAGCTATTACAAATGTACGTTTGCTAGTTGTCCAGCGAGAAAACAAGTGGAACGTACACACGATGGAAATATTACGGAAATAAATTACTTATGGAAGCATGAACACCCTAAACCTCCACATACGCTTGTTAAAGGCTCGGCTTCTGTTATGCCTCTTCCATCAAAAGCTTCTCACGAGCCTTCTGAAG ACCGTTCATCTGTGCTTCCGGCGACATCTCATGATCAAGAGGTGTCGGAAACAGACACGCATCAACTTGCGGTGCATCCTGTAAATGATAATAATGTGGAAGCTGATGTTAAGGTGAATGAAAGGAAAAGTGAGATGAATAACGATTTATCATCGGACGTGAAGAGACA GAAGAGAGAGACTTTTAGCATGAGTGAAGGTATTCCAACTAAGACAAACTGCGAGCCGCGAGTGGTTGTTCAGACAACCAGCGTAGTTGATGTCGTAAATGACGGCTATCGGTGGCGCAAATATGGGCAGAAATTGGTGAAAGGCAATAGTAATCCAAG GAGTTATTACCGGTGTACAAGTGCTGGTTGCACCGCTAAAAAACACGTGGAACGCTCATCTCATGATGAAAAAGTGGTGATTACGACTTATGAGGGGCGGCATGATCATGAAATGCCTGGAGGTGCTAATGCTGGTGCTCGAACCGTTGCTCAAAATGTCTCGGGAACTGGGACCGGGGCCGGTCCAACATCGGTTGAAAATGAGGGTCCAAGAGCTCAACCAGAATCTGGTGGTAGGGAAATGGTTTTACATGTTAGTGCTACATGA